TGAATGCTAGTAGAAGTCTAGCTAGGAtagttagaggatcaattctgagtaacattgagttgtagatgacgtggtagggatagtggaaatgtataagtttctgatatgacaatcaggttcaaaaagaaaatagagctaaaggatggaagagtgaaagttcggatttgggtaagataaaaagagttagctaaagaataaactggaaaaacatattaggataagattaggaagaatagagccaaaatatcgaggaggtgaatgtggttctaggaagggtaaatgagataaaaaaagaagaaggatagagagcgtagaaaaggatggcattaggaaGAATATTGTTAAGTTATGGAACCCAGAAGTACAGAACTTAGAGCATgtcataattgatgtagtgttaggagcctaagcctagagcttagagttacaggatctggataagaccttatctgttttctacccccaaggtaggataatggggcaatgaCATAAAAACCCTTTTGGTTGTTGACAGTATAATGAAAATTAGATGAGGTGTgcgaccaaagtaggtagtaactgttgagcgtgctgtggtaacttgaattgtattgtcagataaagaagcaagatcagtaggagtaagttagataaaagtcaacataagggatataaatatgcaagatgagggataatgtcacagaggcttgatattaaaatttagagtggtgagacctagagtcaaaaattagagttagacatatattttcagtgtgatcgatagaataattatgtaaaaaaaaagagtaataataaatagataaataaataaataatagtatgataatatgtagcagaacGCTAATAACGGTCAaaataggacaagataggtataggtataattataagatattgagaagtacatggattaAAGGAGTGATTGTTGATAAGATTggagtagatctgaaagaatctgtgagtgcttttatcttctaaaatataactaagtataaggagcattggacaaataattataagtatggaagataaatggagagtaaaaaggaaatagtaaattctaaAATGATATGTTAGGCAGGACAACAGTATAACAAATGGtagatacaactgatatcttataataacgcacaataattacaaaaaaataatgaaactaaaaagggagactaaggggtatgagctaaatcttgtttatcaaacaatggtataccataaatggtgggagaacatttctccttcttttcaaattagctcgtgtttcgattctaggagattatgttaagaagagaggtcatgtcaaagtgacccaattaattgaaaGTTTGATGGGCATTAAtacatatccaatcttttgaggcgaaaatgacaataatggtgtacctaatgttaagtatgaaagcaTGATCAGAGAGGTTacaggagttaaatcgagctagttactagggcttacaacccttttgaactataagctggagcaagtgctatttgctaatgagttacagcgaatgaaattgtagctaatgggaaaagttgaggctgaagtttggaaagctataggcagtatatgtgattatattaaagagaatgaacacgtgaagtatcttatttagAATTAAAGCATGGCACATATTTCCCACAGCTGTGTTAGTTTAGATAGAACTTATAATttctggggctcctatccatccaggatgagcaatttcctactaaggctggtagggaatgataatgtttagataggtaagttgggaaaggggatacaaaaagaattttctatggttaattacaagtgttacgtaATGTGAAGAAAGTGCTGGTAGAAGTCAATCGTAAAGTtaaaattctcgaagtaatggaactagtaatcaagataagactaagaaataaaaaaaaaaaaaagaaagttaaagttgataatggatggacatccttgaaggaaaatgtgtaagggtgagataggactaagattaagggATAAGTACAGCATGTTGAAAATATATCAATGATAGCAGAAATTggaaaagaaagtggataagatccaaaggacaggaagaaagctcggtagagctagttataatgatgaggataagtaggaataggtatgctacgaacacactaagagatgtgtgaaacaagttattatgagatgatagattaaaggagtagtagagcctcgatctaagtgccaatgtgtcagaagtaggctacatactaagaagctttaggaagaagtctagatatttccattccagagaaggagtgggaaatgataaagttgcattaactgggttgtcagggaatacaaatacatttgtcctataagagaagagaccaagttcactttccaatattgataagtggtgtagggtacgcttgatacttggatggagctctacataactagttacataagatggataggAACTGGTCTAAGGACCTtggtaatgacacaaaagagattgaaaatttgaagtatcatgggagagaagatttataggtattgaccattgaggtcataggataagtaaaggtttcgaacgagatgtatatgataggtgctataggaaagcatttcataggatactatagggtaaggagcataagtcatgtttttgggaaatagagattattgaaacaaagaaatgaggactgaagtcaccaagagacacgttagggagtaataaaagtgaggtaagcgccaaagttgattaaagttatcagatatcaagtcgagagtagtggagttataatgagtactagagatgacaaaaaaaaagagaggggcaaacgagtagtcagatgtgatggtttagacttagaaggaggatggtagctggcatactacgacaggggtagatagacataaaaatttttaaccatGCATGCAGATCTAaggcggaaagatgtaaaatttgcaatgggtgacagtgttcttgaaggtttctcctatgaaaagggttatgagatttggaaagaaaaggAGAATTGGCACTCCATTTTAtaggaccttttaagatcatggacagagtgggagcaattacctatcagttagagttgccaccaaacctttctcatgtccacccagtatccacattttcatgcttagaaagtatgttcccgatccttctcatgtgctgcgataagacacagtggagttaaatgagaatttgatttttgaggagcaactagtagccatagtagactatcagatgagacaactttggtcaaggcaaatccctattgttagtcctgtggaggagttagtctatggaggaatgcacttggAAGTTAGAATGGAATATGTGCAGCAAGTACTCATAAGTTTGATATACAACTATGTATCATTATTttaccttgtgtaaaattcgattgcgaattttctataagggggagagaatgtaacatccctaattttcaaataataataataataataataataataattattatatatatatatatatatatatatatatatatttaattctaaCCCTGGTGTTATGGACGtcgcgtatgtactttcatttcgtggaaattcgatcgtTGCCTGGATCTGTAATTTCaggccgagcagataagctgctggaaccatttcagaaccgagtcaagattataggctaccccaccgtttTCAGACATTCTGGACGCGTTCtagttgtcagatttggcataggtaaactcgaactctacattcctcaatttttgccttgtactgggttagaataaaatttataaaattattcgtggatgataagaaaattacgattcctattgcaatagccttataatattgttaaggaccatgggcaggtttatagaatttttaaagttagtttgtatagtttttgaaaaatattagttttgaagtcttataattgagttgtctgctattgtgattattgctttgttttgagggcccaggaggggccatataatgatgatgagatatgggttgagtttagaagtgttatttgaaccattttgcaggttgggtaggtcataagtataggggagactctaccgaattttcagcataacttagggtgtctttggtcttttctaaacttgtattgagtcaaatatattaaataattgtaataaaattgtcaggtgagccgagacagccttcttccttcgTCCAGCCGCCGTAGTAACctcggttcaagtttgtgagtaaaatattaattttaattgtaatttcgatattattatatgttcaagcatgcccatgcattacttataaatatgtatctatgtagttaaacactaggcacgttttatattgcatttataattgttgaagtgccatgaatgttgtttgtggtaatttggagcagtgtgtgtgtgtggcgtgcgtgtggtatggtattggatatggacaggacgggtagacacggcttgagaaacACTGGCTGGGACcccgtccttcggggtagacacggcttgagagacattcACTGGGAccctgcatttggtttattaagtgaaagtctggTTTGAGATACACTCGCTGGCagatgttggattaagagggctgtataggggattagcttccatatatgtattgcttgacagtgttgggtttgtaagtgctccaaattgcctttttactgttatgacatgaaaattatgacgatgttgcatttcactccatatggtacattagctttagatagttatagagattatgattaaaattggtattttactctctgagttgaacgctcactcctgttcatctatttttccaggctacaggagaattatttattgtggctaacctgctattTTTCTtggcaggtccattaatagtatttaatgtattttatacaattgaattaaattttagactccacaaatattagaagtacttatttttattttgggtctatattataaaagttatgttggacctgtaaaattattaactgtatgcatgatgggattggatgagggagctaagttcctatttgagttatgacattttgattatgtggagggtgagctgagcttcccaatttattatatattgtatttacagGTTGGGCGAGTTAAAAACTtcccgttgaatggtccattttatggttagACTCTGTTtagttgaattcttaaaattaggCCCAAATGAGCTTTAAAGTTGGGTTGAGGAAGAGTTAGGTTTACTATGGACCTCAGGGGGTTTAAGCTGGCTCAGATTTTAGTGCCGGTCTAACCCATAGGTTGAATCGTGACATCATCGATccatacttgataaatttatggtctatttattttttgttttaaagATCCATACTCGCAAATAAAAAAATTCCATGAATCACAACACTCATCATATTTTGTGATAAGATTCACTATATTTTATAgtagaatttatttttattttattaatatatcaaTTATTTATTGAATAAATATATACACACGGGCAAATTCTtaacaataatataataataaaagaatttcTTTCCTTCCACTTTTGGGTGCCCCAGTCCTAGAATCGAAGCAGAGTACTAATTGCCCTTTGCCTCACCCACACGAAGAGGCTTTCCATGGCACAATAAAAACACACGCTTTCCCTTTGATGGCCGCCAACTTTCCAAATCATAAAGTAAGCGCttgcatttcttttttcttttgagAAAATTTGATAATTTACTAATAAACATCATAATATATAATACaatataatttcaaaatttttattcaaacaaagatgaataatatatcaaataataattatttttttagacaTAATCATttgatattaaaataatttaatttttatgaattaaaattatttttttataagaaataaGAATACCAATGTAAATTTAAATTAAGGTTTTATTTAATAATGAGTGTGTGCGTGAATTTATAAGTATTATCAATGTTCttttaagttagtaattacttaaGTGTTAGTACAATAAATCTTATAGTCTATATACGTGCATTCATAGcttataatttcaaaaaaaataataacctCTTCCTAGGGTGGTGTTCATCTCACATCAAGTGGGTATAGATGTGTGCGTGAGTTCATAAGTATTGTCAAAATTTTTCCTAACCAATAATTATctaaatgtaaatattaatattataaatattataatttttatgtgtgttcataaattataatttaaaaaaaaagattttatttaataataattaatcgaAGAAATGTCAAGTGTCCACGCAAGACAAAAGAGTACACAAAAAGCACGAATTATTTAAaaagtaataataaattaatgaacACTTTTAAAGATTTGACAACAACAAAagcatataataaaataaaatgaaaaaaaaaaggttgtttttataagaaaaagaaaaagcctAACTTTTCCTTTCCCTAATGAAAAAGAGAAAGTGGGACCCACAACTTCTTCCCTTGCACTTTTTTATCAGCTTATGTCATATTTTTGCTTTCTTTTACACACACACAGGCCCACCCATTATCTATCCATCTCTTCCTATTTCGTTctctttttttctccaattttttttttaattttattttatgcattagatAGAAGAGGAAACTCTCAGAGACTGATTTCACAGATAGCTTTCTCTGTTCTAtgatttctttcttcttcttctccttgtaAATCTTATACTATAATTGAAACCACttttgcagatcttgtttcttcatatggtaattttctttaattcttcTCTGTacctgtttcttttttttttgtttatttttaaagaatttttcttAGTTCTGCATGTGGAGAAAGTAAGCTATGGATCCTTGGTGGAGTTTGTTTATTAGTGAATTttgatcattttttttttgttgcctatttattattttatagctCCTTAATTTTTTTGATATGGTTGCTGTTTCTGGATCCTTGTAGGTTCTTATGTTTGTTTGTGATTTAGGGTTCTAATTTCAtgagtttttctttttcttttccttctttctcTGGGGTTGgttaagggttttttttttcctcatttcTTTTATTGGATATGATGGGTTTGTTCATACTCCTACatcaaatgatttttttttttttaaatctgttCAACAATATCGTATCTTAGAATTCCTGTTGTGTTATGTTATACTGTGATGTTGATTTTCCTAGGGAATTTCCTTTCTTTTATAACAGAAATAAACAAAGCTGCACTTATGGAAAGAGTGCTTTTATTTTAAGCAAAAATTCCCTTAAATAGTTTATTTTCTAGTTTTTCTCATTATCTGTTTGTTCTGTGGagtttctcttctcttctctttttctggtTTTTCTTACAGTGTAGGGgagaaaaagtaaaataaatttagctcACAAGCGTAGTATAGATTCTGGAGAGTTCCTGATTCCTGTTATCTCATTGAACTGCAAATCTATGTTTGTTATTGTTATATTTGTGGCAAAAGCACTAAATTGTATTCTTGTGGCAATCTTTGAAGCTTGTAAAAGCCCTCAGTGGAATTGTGCTGCATCAAAGAAGCTGATTTTCCTTGGCTGACATctgattttggtttggatttaaaCAGTCTAGAGAGAAATCTAAGTTGGAACATGGGTTACATTTGTGATTTTTGTGGGGATCAGAGGTCCATGGTCTACTGCAGGTCGGATGCTGCATGTTTATGTTTGTCGTGTGATCGAAATGTGCACTCAGCTAATGCTTTGTCCAAAAGGCATTCACGAACCCTCGTATGTGAAAGATGCAGTGCACAACCCGCATTAATTAGATGTGCTGAAGAGAGGATCTCTCTTTGTCAAAATTGTGATTGGATGGTTCATGGCACCTCTTCCTCAATTACCAACCATAAAAGGCAAACCATCAATTGTTACACTGGCTGTCCATCAGCTTCTGAACTTTCTTCATTATGGTCGTTTATTTTGGACTTCCCTTCTGTTGGTGAAGCTACTTGTGAGCAGGAGTTGGGATTGATGAGCATCGTTGAAAATAGCTCTAGTAGGGCTTGGGGTCCTGAGAACACAACTAACCAAAATGCATCCGGTACTGTTACTGTTGATGAGGCAGATATAGCTAAATCAGGTGTTTATGGTGGAACTTCTTCAGTGCCTGAATTAATCTCTATGCCAAACAATCCAGAGCAGCCAGTGGGATCTGTAAATGCGCCTTTGCTAAAGGTATATTGTGCTTTGGAGTATTAGCGTTGAAGGTgtaattgtcttttttttttttttttgtaggaaTTCTCACGTATCCAGCATTTTGATTTATTGACAGTCTTTATCAGTAAAGTGATTCAAATTTCGGGTTTGCAGGGGAATCTATTTCTTTTATCAAATATCTTTACCCTTTAGATCTCTAGCTATGAAGTGACACTGTAGTAGTTGTAAAACTTTGAAGTTCCTTGTAAGACAATCGTCTTTACCATAACAAATTGTTCGTTTGCACTCTTCAAAAAGTCGGGGCTTTTAAATTTCTCAAAATTTGGCTTTTACTTTCTTTTTTTAACCCTTCATTTGCTGAGAAAATTGATACATGTTTGGGAGGTCTTCTGCCCCTtgggaatttatttatttttcattcaaCATTTCTACTGTGTTTCTTTGGTTATAGAAATTCATAAaggtttcttttgtttttggaACTAATCTGTCATGCTATGCGCATGATAATTGCGGCAATGATAGTAGTTGATTATAAATACTGTTTACAATGTGATGCCTGCAATTTCTAGTTGTTTCTCTGGTTATGGTTTATCAACCAGAGACTTTAATCCATCCAATATCAGATGGAACAGCTTAATTGCTCAGCTAAATTTTGCAAAACCCAGTCAACTGAAGCTTTACTAGTTTGGGAAAAAATGACTTCATTTTTGGTGATGGAGCTTAAACTGAACATTGCAAGAGatacttttttctttttcctttttcctttctcAGTGAAGAGCATATCAGTGGAGTCCACTTCTtattttctcttagtttttaaggACTTCGAACTTTGAGCTTTAGGACTTCATTCTTGTCAAAGTTCTGCAAAATTGAATCTTGTCAgcaaattaaaatatttgattaaaatgttgaagcattttcttcaattctataTGTATACTTGTAATTTATGCTATATTTCTTAAGGACCTTTGCAAACTTCACATTATTAAAATGCAGTTATGCTGTCCTGGAACTAAAGGTCCCGCACTTTGTAAAGATGATGATCTTTACAAGGACTTCAATATGGATGAAGTGGATTTGAATCTTGAAAACTATGAAGAACTCTTTGGTGTTACCCTCAATAATTCAGAAGAGCTTTTTGAGAATGGTGGAATTGAGAGCTTGTTTGGGTCAAAGGACATGTCCGCAGCCGATTCCAACTGTCAGGGTGCAGTGGCTGCTGAGGTTCTCTCTTCTTGTCCTATGTTTATGCTGCTCATGCATCTTAATTGGCATGGCCCTTTCATTTGTTTAGCTTCTTGTGTCTCATTCTGTGGTTCAAATGGTATGTATGTTTCATCCCCCTTGATCTGTTCAAAAATAATTCGGCTTCATTTTTTGTTGACAATTGATAGAAGAGAGTAGTTCCAACGGAAGTGTGTGATATTTTTCCATATCCCAATTGTGTCTAGAAAATTATTAAAACAAGTTCGCAAAGGCTTAATAAATACCCAAATACATGTGcaattgtgtgtgtgtgtgtgtgtgttaagtAAGGAAGGGGGTTTTACAGAATttcaactaagtcaaatgaattTACTAAATGAAATATGTGGAAAACTTTAGCACTTTTACAATTATATCCTTTTCTTATTTTATCAATTCAGATAACAAACTTTAATTAGCGTTCCAACCACGTTTTTAGTTATTACTTTATCCAAAATTACCATTAAGTTGTCAATATTGAAACTAAGCAGGACTGATCAACTCATTGTTTTGAGAACAAGGTGATGTGACATGAACTTCACTACCCAAAGCATATGCGGCTATTAAATTAGATGAAACACTGTTACATAAGATTTCTATTGGCAAATTATGTATGCTCTAGGGAGGTGAAATACATTCTtaatatgcttctcaatatcgtGTAGTTCGCACACATCTCGTGCTTAAAGTCCACATTAACAAATTAAGGACAATTTTGAACAGTTAACAAAGGATACAACTATAAGACTATGAACCTAATTGATCAACTTAATAGAATTGGATTTAATTGTAAAAAAAGGTGCTAAGTTCATATTGTCAATATGTGGATGCACCTGTGCAGAAAGTGTTTTCCATTTACTTTGATGCAACCTTAGTTACTGACTAGACTGACTTAAGAACAGCATTGTAGTAATCTTCTTTAAGTTTCTTTTCTTTCATGGTCATTGAATGCAGATATTGCATCCTGTTAATTATATATGGTGTTAGATTGTGGCTTTAGGAATGGGCATTACGTTTTTCTCACAAGTCAGAACATCTAATATGAAACTCTCTTTTTATATGCTCGTACatgcaccttttttttttttgttctcttTCATCATAAAAGATACTGTTGGCAATATTTGTTAATACGGTTAATTTTGGTTATGTATATGCAGTTCAAGTGCCATCTGAGACTTTGAGCATTAATATTTTGGATTTTTAACATACATTTGATTTGTATTTCTTAAAAGAAACCATTAGCCAAGCTaactcacaaacacaattttttcCCTTATTTATTTGTATGATAATTTGATAGTTAATTCTATTCAAGATCTGTTTGTCTTACAGTTGCCTTTGGGACATTGGTAGCAATAGGCATTTATGAGTTCATACTTAAAATGCTTATGGTTAGATTTCTCCAGGGATCGTCGGTTGGACTGGTTAATGCAATGCAGCCAGCATGCAGCAATGCAGCATCTGCTGATTCCATGATGAGTACTAAAACAGAACCAATCCTTTGTTTTACAACAAGGCAAGGGCATTCAAGCCTCTCATTTTCTGGCCTTACTGGAGAGAGCAGTGTTGGAGATTATCAAGATTGTGGAGCTTCTTCAATGCTTTTCATGGGAGAACCTCCATGGTGTCCCCCATGCCCGGAGAGTTCATGCCCATCATCTAACCGAAGTAATGCTGTAATGCGATACAAGGAAAAGAAGAAGACACGCATGTAAGTATACTACCTACACAATAATATCAGAACTCTGTTTAGGATATTCATTCTCACAATCTTCACTTGGAATTACTAAATTGGCCACTTTGTATAGTAATCCTTAAAATGTCATCTAATTTGTTTgttgtatatatatgtatgtttTACGTGCATTTAAGAAGTTGAGAGTTTCATGTTTTGTCTTCTCTTTATTTACATATTCTAACATTTCATGTTTCAGTTAATGAAATTTTTTACATGACTGTAAAATTCAGTCTGACGAATATCTTATAACTTGCAAGAACTAGATAATTTAAGTGCTCGAGTGATGATAAGCATGTCTGTGTCTTTTACTTAAAGTGTTTGTAATTCATGTGTAAAGACACATTTGTGCATCtgatttctctgataatatggttgtTTTTTCTTGAAGCTCCTGTTTTGGCTTCAGACTTAAGTGAAGGCTTTAATCTCTGAACCATCTTTGAAGGTGTCTAATCACTAATGTTTGGGGAAAAAATTATTCAGAAAAAACACAGTAATATAGATAGTGCATGTATATCTGTTCACCTCTTTTTATTATCTACAGAAACATTTTCAAACTCTGGACTGTAACTAAAATGGATGTTTTTGGCTGTATTTCAAACTCTGGATTGTAACTAAAATGGATGTTTTTAGCTGTAACTCTTGTTTAATTTTCAGTTTCCTATAGATATTGTTCTGCCACTCAAAcgacatgaatatttcatggcatGGCTAATTCTGTTACAGGTTTGAGAAGAAAGTGAGGTATGCCTCCCGCAAAGCAAGGGCTGATGTAAGAAGA
This sequence is a window from Hevea brasiliensis isolate MT/VB/25A 57/8 chromosome 10, ASM3005281v1, whole genome shotgun sequence. Protein-coding genes within it:
- the LOC110653944 gene encoding zinc finger protein CONSTANS-LIKE 9, with the translated sequence MGYICDFCGDQRSMVYCRSDAACLCLSCDRNVHSANALSKRHSRTLVCERCSAQPALIRCAEERISLCQNCDWMVHGTSSSITNHKRQTINCYTGCPSASELSSLWSFILDFPSVGEATCEQELGLMSIVENSSSRAWGPENTTNQNASGTVTVDEADIAKSGVYGGTSSVPELISMPNNPEQPVGSVNAPLLKLCCPGTKGPALCKDDDLYKDFNMDEVDLNLENYEELFGVTLNNSEELFENGGIESLFGSKDMSAADSNCQGAVAAEGSSVGLVNAMQPACSNAASADSMMSTKTEPILCFTTRQGHSSLSFSGLTGESSVGDYQDCGASSMLFMGEPPWCPPCPESSCPSSNRSNAVMRYKEKKKTRMFEKKVRYASRKARADVRRRVKGRFVKAGDAYDYDPLNQTRSC